TGCCGATCTGGCAGGGCCCTCCCACGCAGACTCTTGCCGTTTTTATTATGATATATTGCCCCCTCCTCGCCTTCCCTGCCGACCTGATCTATTCTTCCGGTCTCCTGGCATACCTGGGTTACCGTATCGCCCCCCGCACGGTCCCGGAGAACAGGAAAAAGATCCATGCGTGCATCAGGGACCAGCCGGGCATCTCCGCCTCGCGGATAGCAGGGATAACCGGGATCAGCCGCGGGACGGTGACATATCACCTCTCCCGCCTGCAAGCGGGAGGGATGATCAAAAAAGTACAGAACAGGGGCAATGTCGGTTTCTTCATCCAGGTCGAGGACAACACCGGAGATAAAGAGTGCACTCTCCTCCACATGCAGAACTCGACGGAGAAAGAGATCCTTTTTCTTCTTCTCGACACGCCCGGCCTCTCGCAGTCCGAGATCGCGGATTCGATCGGCATATCCCGGCCGGCGGCATCCTGGCATATGAAAAGACTCGATTCCGACGGTATTGTCGGATCGTCCAGAAACGGTCGGAGTACATACTACCGCCTCATGCCTGGCATCCCGGACATTCTCACAAAAGAAGTCAATGACCAGGCCATTACCCGGGATTCTGGCAGGGCATCTGCCTGACCATCCCGGAGCCAGGCGCCGGTCACACCCGGAAAATAAGATGATCCGATTATCCGGAGATCCGTCCGGCAAGGCCAGCATATACCGCCTGCTCCAGCACCGCATCGACGAGCACCAGGGCGAGCACCGCCTCGGCGCATATCAGGTACATGCCCTCTCCCGACGACCTCGGGGCAATCGAGCGGAACCTCAGGTCGTACGGCGACATCCCGAAGATCGCCGTCACCATCACTTTCTCCCGCTCGCCCGATCCCCCACGGGACAGAAAAAGAGAGGGGGGTGAGGAAGCCGGAGAATTTTCATCTCCCTACCGCACTCACCGCTGCAATGGTCTTCAAACATCCTGCATGGCGGCGACCATCGCATCGACGCCCACCAGACCGACGAAGGCGCCGCTGGAGTTTTTGATGGGCGCGTACGCAACGGTTTCTGTGTACATCCCGGCGCAGGGCTTCACGAAGCCGGTGAGGATGACGGCGTCCGCCGAACTCAGGGTGTACGGATCGCCGATCGCAGCTGCATACTTGCTGCTGCCATATTCTACATCCACGACATACTCGATGGCATCCCCCGCTTTCCGCATCGTATAGGCGTAGGTGATGTTGTTGTTGGACGCCCGGACGGCATCGAGCTGGTCCCGGATGGCGATGAACGCCGTTGTGTTTTCATCTCCCGGCTGAAGCGCCGCCATGGCGTCGCCGTCGATACGGGCCGCAGTATCCGCGGCAAGGGCCTTCATGTCGGCCGGCGCGACCGCGCTCCACGTGTCGATACCCACCAGCCCGACGACGGTACCGCTGGAGTTCTTGACAGGAGCGTACCCGGAGATGCCGGGGTACGTTTCAGCGGAGGGTTCCATAAAGCCGGAGAGAAACACGGTGTCATTCTCCGTCGGGACGTACACATCGCCGATCGCAGTCGCATAACTATTGCTGCCGTAGTTTGCATCCACAACGTACTCGGTGGCATTCTCGGTTTTTCGCATCGTACAGACGTAGACGATGTTGGGGTTGGACGCCCGGACGGCATCGAGCTGGTCGCGGATGGCGATGAACGCCGTCGTGTTTTCATCTCCCGGCTGAAGCGCCGCCATGGCGTCGCCGTCGATCCTGGCCGCAATATCCCCTGCAAGGGCCTTCATGTCGTCCTGCGAGAATTCCACGGACGCAGGTCCCGTCTCCCCGGATGCCGATTTCGTCTCACCGGAGGGGAATAGGGTCACAAGCGCTGCCGCAATGATGATCAGGGCGAGAGCGCCGACGATCAATCCGACGAGAAGATTCTGGCGGGTCATACCGCAGACTCCATCAAAGACATGTCGCAGATATGCTAGTTAAACCGATTTAAACATAGAGCATATCCCAAAACTCTCGTTCATTCCCCTTTCCCCGCATGCTGAACTCGGGAGAAAAGATCATGATCGGGTCGATGTCTTCCCGAATACCATGAAAAATCGTGCGAAACCACCGCCTTCCCCCAGATCTCTACCGGGGGACTGACGCCGAAAATCAGAGATTTTCTTGTGCTCACTCCGTTCCCAGCCCCCGAACCCCCTAAACAGGATAGGGTCGGGGAAGAGAGACCAGAGATCTTGATGAAGGAGATTGCCCTCCACCCCCTATCGCAATGATGGGGGGACCGGGGGATGAAACCCCCCGGACAAGACGCCAGAACAGGATTTTTCAGAACCACATACCGATCATTCCATCGACAGGAGAGAGGGTATGATCAGTTTTGGGATGACCTCATAATGTGGCTATAAATTCCAATATTGAGATTTACCCGTATAATTTAGGATCATTTAGAAAATTCCATGAGCATATGGCCGAATAACAGACGAATCTACCGGGCGTCACCTCAATCCGGGGGTGGAGCGAGAAGAGATGGTCAAAAAAAGATTATTCCGGGGCCTGCCCGCCATACATCTCCTGCTCCAGCACCGCATCCACAAGCACCAGGGCGAGCATCGCCTCCGCGACCGGGACGAGACGGAAGGCGATGCAGGGGTCGTGCCGTCCGGCGATGATGATCTCCCTCTCCTCTCCATGGATGTCCACGGTCCTCTGGGGGAGGGCGATAGAGGGCGTCGGTTTCACCGCCAGGCGGACGACGATCTCCTGGCCTGTCGAGATGCCGCCGAGGACGCCGCCGGCATGGTTGGAGAGGAAGCCCGAGGCGTCCATGGCATCGTTGTTCTCCGAACCATAGAAACGTGCTGCGGCAAAACCTTCGCCGATCTCGACACCCTTCACCGCCCCGATCCCCATCAATGCCCCGGCGATGGCGGCGTCGAGTTTGTCGAAGACCGGACTCCCGAGGCCGGGCGGGACGCCCGAGGCCCGGACCTCGACAATGCCACCGACAGAGTCGCCGCGGGCCTGCGCCGCCCGCACCTCGGCCTCCATCTCGGCGGGGTCGGTCTTCCCGTGCACCTCGCGGACCGACCCGGCGACCGCGGTCCCGTGTGTCTTCAGGACTGCAACCGCCACCGCGCCGGCCGCGACCCGCGCCGCCGTCTCCCGTCCCGAACTCCGACCGCCGCCCCGGTGGTCACGGAGGCCGTACTTCTGCAGGTACGTATAGTCTGCGTGGCCGGGGCGGAAGACATCGCGGAGGGCGTCGTAG
This window of the Methanofollis ethanolicus genome carries:
- a CDS encoding chorismate synthase; the encoded protein is MNTFGRFFRVTTFGESHGPAIGAVVDGVPPGLPLSAGDIQPMLDRRRPGGPLASPRKEPDAVEILSGVFEGRTTGTPIALLIRNRDVRSGDYDALRDVFRPGHADYTYLQKYGLRDHRGGGRSSGRETAARVAAGAVAVAVLKTHGTAVAGSVREVHGKTDPAEMEAEVRAAQARGDSVGGIVEVRASGVPPGLGSPVFDKLDAAIAGALMGIGAVKGVEIGEGFAAARFYGSENNDAMDASGFLSNHAGGVLGGISTGQEIVVRLAVKPTPSIALPQRTVDIHGEEREIIIAGRHDPCIAFRLVPVAEAMLALVLVDAVLEQEMYGGQAPE
- a CDS encoding winged helix-turn-helix transcriptional regulator; protein product: MQKTPTIFFTGMLVLLLFLNPATAKITVEPEPAELPSDMINVDDEEFMPIWQGPPTQTLAVFIMIYCPLLAFPADLIYSSGLLAYLGYRIAPRTVPENRKKIHACIRDQPGISASRIAGITGISRGTVTYHLSRLQAGGMIKKVQNRGNVGFFIQVEDNTGDKECTLLHMQNSTEKEILFLLLDTPGLSQSEIADSIGISRPAASWHMKRLDSDGIVGSSRNGRSTYYRLMPGIPDILTKEVNDQAITRDSGRASA